One region of Quercus lobata isolate SW786 chromosome 2, ValleyOak3.0 Primary Assembly, whole genome shotgun sequence genomic DNA includes:
- the LOC115973629 gene encoding uncharacterized protein LOC115973629 produces the protein MVITKTKVGGDRAGRIIEGLPFDGSITTDTIGFAGGLWLLWKKEDAEVNLLASIEQEIHATVKEEEFWALKSKLNAANFGDRNTAFFHVSTVVCRHKNKIRGIRDRVGEWIFEEDKIREHIQKGFSDLYSTGMEVSMLSSNVSYFSCRVLPKEEHDNLGREVSKEDIKEGLWALKAFKVPGPNGLHAGFFQHFWHDVKHSICAKIKNIFTYSSMPAYLNETLITLIPKCKNLEFISQYRPISLCNLIYKVVSKIIVGHIRPLLSNLISPMQAAFIPGRRGLDNVLIAQELIYALDRKKGKEGFMAIKVDLEKAYDRLEWCFIYKVLQAFHFPLNITKLIMSCITSTSISILVNGSKLESFHQSRGIRQGDPLSPYIFIMCMEYLTHLIEGKCVDGSWLPLKASRENVSISHLIFADDLILFAKVNNRNCEAISEVLQTFCLESRQKVSMEKSRIYFSPNADQRMKENVCEKLGIHATSDFGKTVLIKSVMSAIPTYVMQGATLPSHLCEKLDRVNRNFLWGTTDEKRKIHLVGWNKILKSKEEGASRRRANDLDRLPSSPNWQAIKFGFPTFAKGIGMRIGNGEKTSVWYDRWVKGKTLRELIEGPLPLTEVSLKVADLIQNQAWNWNLISFDLPQAIKDCIRATPLQIFNQGEDSIIWAESKDGEFSTNSAYRLANSEQPVVNSFQESWIWKIDMLPKIVHFMWLCHHNSIPEETIIHTLRDCNFARMFWDKISVPPILRCTFDARIRFALKILLSILSSIRHVLFRLWSIFMEWRNQEPNSEGDNSYKMLKPPMNWLKLNTDGASFGNPGKAGGGGVIRDSAGRWVKGFSRSIGLATNVVAEFWALRDGLQLANQLGIQNIVVELDAKIIVDILQSNQETNNSFSPLLMDCRLLLRNFPQSRVRHVFREANFCADAMAKRGVSQAEDFVLFDFPPSEDVNSFVNSDMYGLYYGRLTTATTATLAILAS, from the exons ATGGTCATCACTAAAACCAAGGTTGGAGGTGACAGAGCGGGAAGAATAATTGAGGGGCTTCCCTTTGATGGGTCCATTACTACGGATACCATAGGTTTTGCGGGTGGACTTTGGCTGTTGTGGAAAAAGGAAGATGCTGAGGTGAATTTGCTTGCTTCCATAGAACAAGAAATCCATGCGACCGTCAAG GAGGAGGAGTTTTGGGCCCTAAAATCCAAATTGAATGCTGCCAATTTTGGAGATCGAAATACTGCCTTTTTTCATGTATCAACAGTTGTCTGTAggcacaaaaataaaattagaggcATTAGAGATAGGGTGGGGGAGTGGATATTTGAGGAAGACAAAATCAGGGAACACATTCAGAAGGGTTTCTCTGACCTGTACTCCACGGGTATGGAAGTGTCTATGCTCAGCTCTAATGTATCATATTTCTCTTGTCGAGTCCTTCCGAAAGAGGAACATGATAATTTAGGCAGAGAGGTATCAAAGGAGGATATTAAGGAAGGATTGTGGGCTTTAAAGGCATTCAAGGTTCCAGGCCCAAACGGTCTTCATGCGGGTTTTTTCCAACATTTCTGGCATGACGTCAAGCACTCTATTTGCGCAAAAATTAAGAACATATTTACATACAGTTCAATGCCAGCTTACTTGAATGAAACTCTCATCACCCTTATTCCTAAATGTAAAAATCTGGAGTTCATTTCCCAATACAGACCTATTAGTTTGTGCAATTTGATCTACAAAGTGGTTTCCAAAATCATAGTTGGCCACATTAGACCGCTTCTAAGTAATCTTATATCGCCTATGCAAGCTGCTTTCATTCCTGGAAGAAGAGGGTTAGACAATGTCCTAATTGCCCAAGAATTAATCTATGCTCTAGACAGGAAAAAGGGGAAGGAAGGGTTCATGGCCATCAAGGTTGACTTAGAAAAGGCATATGATCGATTAGAATGGTGTTTCATTTACAAGGTTCTTCAAGCTTTTCATTTTCCCCTCAATATCACCAAGCTTATTATGAGTTGTATCACTTCAACAAGCATTTCTATCCTTGTTAATGGAAGCAAATTGGAAAGTTTTCACCAATCGCGTGGCATTAGACAAGGAGATCCCCTGTCTCCTTATATTTTTATCATGTGTATGGAATATTTAACTCATCTCATTGAAGGAAAATGTGTGGATGGTAGCTGGCTTCCCTTAAAGGCGTCTCGGGAGAATGTCAGTATCTCTCACCTCATTTTTGCGGACGATTTAATATTGTTTGCAAAGGTCAATAATAGAAATTGTGAAGCCATTTCGGAAGTTCTACAAACCTTTTGCTTGGAATCTAGGCAAAAAGTGAGCATGGAAAAGTCTAGGATCTATTTCTCGCCCAATGCTGACCAGAGGATGAAGGAAAATGTTTGTGAGAAGCTTGGTATTCATGCCACATCAGATTTTGGGAA AACAGTCTTAATAAAATCTGTCATGTCCGCTATTCCTACATACGTGATGCAGGGAGCAACTCTTCCATCGCACTTGTGTGAGAAATTGGATAGGGTTAATAGAAATTTCCTTTGGGGTACGACagatgagaaaagaaagattcatCTTGTTGGTTGGAACAAGATTCTTAAATCCAAGGAAGAAGGGG CTTCAAGGAGAAGAGCTAATGATCTTGACAGGTTGCCCTCTTCACCAAATTGGCAAGCTATTAAATTTGGTTTCCCTACTTTTGCTAAAGGCATTGGGATGAGAATAGGGAATGGTGAGAAAACCAGTGTTTGGTATGATAGGTGGGTGAAAGGAAAGACCTTAAGGGAACTTATCGAAGGTCCTCTGCCCCTAACAGAAGTTAGTTTAAAAGTGGCTGATCTGATCCAAAATCAAGCTTGGAACtggaatttaatttcttttgatctCCCACAAGCCATCAAAGATTGTATTAGAGCAACGcctcttcaaatttttaatcaaGGGGAGGATTCAATTATTTGGGCTGAGTCTAAGGATGGTGAGTTCTCCACAAATTCTGCTTATCGTTTAGCCAACTCGGAGCAACCTGTAGTTAACTCCTTCCAAGAATCCTGGATTTGGAAAATTGATATGCTTCCAAAAATAGTGCATTTCATGTGGCTTTGCCACCATAATAGCATTCCG GAGGAGACAATAATCCATACTCTAAGGGACTGCAATTTTGCTCGCATGTTTTGGGATAAAATCAGTGTGCCTCCTATACTCAGATGTACCTTTGATGCAA GAATAAGGTTTGCTTTGAAAATACTCCTCTCAATCTTGTCCTCCATAAGACATGTTTTATTCAGGCTTTGGAGTATTTTTATGGAGTGGCGAAATCAGGAGCCAAATTCCGAGGGTGACAATTCCTATAAAATGCTGAAACCTCCTATGAATTGGCTGAAACTTAATACGGATGGGGCATCATTTGGAAATCCAGGAAAGGCTGGTGGGGGTGGAGTGATTAGAGATAGTGCAGGCAGATGGGTGAAGGGATTTTCAAGGTCTATAGGACTTGCAACAAATGTGGTGGCTGAATTTTGGGCTCTTAGAGATGGGCTGCAATTGGCAAACCAGCTGGGTATTCAAAATATTGTAGTCGAACTTGATGCCAAAATTATTGTGGATATATTGCAATCtaaccaagaaacaaataacTCTTTCTCCCCTCTTCTTATGGACTGCAGATTACTCCTAAGGAATTTTCCTCAGAGCAGGGTGAGACATGTCTTTAGGGAAGCAAATTTCTGTGCTGATGCTATGGCTAAAAGGGGTGTGTCACAAGCTGAGGATTTTGTTCTATTTGATTTTCCTCCATCTGAAGATGTAAACTCTTTTGTAAATTCGGATATGTATGGTTTGTATTATGGCAGACTCACTACTGCCACTACTGCTACATTGGCCATTCTGGCTAGCTAA